One window from the genome of Vanessa tameamea isolate UH-Manoa-2023 chromosome 13, ilVanTame1 primary haplotype, whole genome shotgun sequence encodes:
- the LOC113397872 gene encoding allatostatin, whose amino-acid sequence MNSSAHTTLMIIIGFLAMLLMTVVAAPMEPDEDRSDNALVARPEDVADMAVQWDALNTAALRKLLLQLDADDRLGMGARVSRSWPQTEPRGWGLRAMDGRIARQWRADKRQVRFRQCYFNPISCFRK is encoded by the exons ATGAACTCCAGCGCACACACGACTCTAATGATCATCATCGGTTTCCTGGCTATGCTGCTGATGACCGTCGTCGCAGCTCCaatg GAACCGGATGAAGATCGATCGGACAATGCATTGGTAGCTCGACCGGAAGACGTTGCAGATATGGCCGTTCAGTGGGATGCTCTGAATACTGCTGCACTGCGCAAACTTCTACTGCAATTGGATGCCGATGACAG GTTGGGCATGGGAGCCAGAGTTAGTCGTTCTTGGCCGCAGACGGAGCCACGTGGTTGGGGACTGCGAGCGATGGACGGCAGGATCGCCAGGCAATGGCGCGCCGACAAGAGACAGGTCCGCTTCCGACAATGCTACTTCAACCCGATCTCTTGCTTCCGCAAGTGA